One segment of Heteronotia binoei isolate CCM8104 ecotype False Entrance Well chromosome 18, APGP_CSIRO_Hbin_v1, whole genome shotgun sequence DNA contains the following:
- the TAS1R1 gene encoding taste receptor type 1 member 1 → MGNRSSHGYYLAQAMRFSIEEINNSSCLLPNVTLGYEIYDVCSELTNLYATLSLLSQGVKGCNSHQRIPIADNYTSYLPKTVALIGPDRSEYALITASLLGILLMPEVSYEASSPLLSLKRTYPSFLRTIPSDRLQAEALVSLLKAFGWTWVVAVGSENTYGRQGLRTLHEVATKEGICFAYQGVVFMETSNTELVANVQVVLASDTKVAILFANKRGAEVFFLEVVRQNATGKVWLGTEDWSLSREIWGIHGIHGIGTVIGVTIMQAPLPEMWAFEVASEHSESHRVQASCFQGCRETCSQHCSQLYVPSLPPILESSPYDTQGAFNVYSAIYAVAHSLHRLLGCQTGVCRKDSVYPWQLLKEMKEVNFSVKGRQIYFDSNGDPLTGYDLVQWKWANQTWFYDVIATFSIKPVHLTIYRDKLQWHTGDNQVPVSICSKDCEAGEQKVLQGTHQCCFHCVACSPGTFLNKSNPYTCQMCPEDQWAPTGSDTCSPRATIFLHWSDRISQALLSATTLLLLLLAGAIFIFVRKADTPVVKSAGGWLCLVMLSALASADVSLYCFFGVPNRFTCLLRVSMYTVSFNICLACMAARSFQIVLIFKMATKAPGLYEAWKNHHGCSLFIVSCTGLQGAMFLVYLCATPPFPHKNYDMADQVILLECKERNPVIPFVGFLGNGLLGIFCFVISYMGKDLPNSYNEAKCTTFSLIIYFVSLISYFTTISVYKGKYLPAVHVGSLLFPLFGIFGSYFIPKIYIILFQSELNTHEHFQMSIQSYTKKKNVTN, encoded by the exons ATGGGGAACAGGAGCAGCCACGGCTACTACCTCGCCCAGGCCATGCGCTTCAGCATCGAGGAAATCAACAACTCCAGCTGCCTTCTCCCAAACGTCACTTTGGGCTACGAAATCTATGATGTCTGCTCGGAGTTGACCAACCTCTATGCCACGCTCAGTCTCCTGTCCCAGGGGGTCAAGGGCTGTAACAGCCATCAACGCATCCCCATTGCTGACAACTACACCAGCTATTTACCCAAAACGGTGGCCTTGATCGGGCCTGACAGAAGCGAGTATGCTCTGATTACTGCCAGCCTGCTGGGCATCCTCCTTATGCCAGAG GTCAGCTATGAAGCCAGCAGTCCATTGCTAAGCCTTAAGCGCACCTACCCCTCCTTCCTGCGCACCATCCCCAGTGACCGCCTGCAAGCAGAGGCCTTGGTGAGCCTGCTGAAGGCTTTTGGGTGGACCTGGGTGGTGGCAGTGGGCAGCGAAAACACCTACGGGCGCCAGGGCCTGCGGACGTTGCACGAGGTGGCCACCAAGGAAGGCATCTGCTTCGCCTATCAAGGGGTCGTCTTCATGGAAACTAGCAACACGGAACTGGTGGCAAATGTGCAAGTCGTACTGGCTTCCGACACCAAGGTTGCCATCCTCTTTGCCAACAAGCGTGGTGCTGAAGTGTTCTTCCTGGAGGTCGTGCGGCAGAACGCAACCGGGAAGGTGTGGCTGGGCACCGAGGATTGGTCGTTGTCTCGAGAAATCTGGGGAATCCACGGCATTCATGGTATTGGCACAGTGATTGGAGTGACAATCATGCAGGCGCCACTCCCAGAAATGTGGGCATTTGAGGTTGCTTCAGAGCATTCAGAGAGTCACAGAGTTCAGGCCTCCTGTTTCCAGGGTTGCAGGGAAACCTGCAGCCAGCACTGTTCCCAGTTGTATGTACCATCACTACCACCTATACTGGAGTCATCTCCATACGACACGCAAGGCGCTTTCAATGTGTATTCTGCCATCTATGCTGTGGCGCACAGCCTCCATCGCTTGCTGGGCTGCCAAACGGGGGTGTGCCGCAAGGATTCTGTCTATCCCTGGCAG CTCCTAAAAGAAATGAAAGAGGTGAACTTCAGTGTGAAAGGCAGGCAGATCTATTTTGACAGCAATGGGGACCCCTTGACAGGCTACGACCTTGTCCAGTGGAAGTGGGCAAACCAGACATGGTTCTATGATGTGATTGCCACATTCAGCATTAAACCAGTCCACCTGACCATCTACAGGGACAAACTGCAGTGGCACACTGGAGATAACCAG GTTCCTGTCTCAATCTGTTCCAAAGACTGTGAGGCGGGGGAACAGAAGGTATTGCAGGGGACCCATCAGTGCTGTTTCCATTGTGTGGCCTGCTCTCCGGGGACCTTCCTGAACAAGAGCA ATCCCTACACTTGTCAAATGTGCCCGGAAGACCAGTGGGCCCCTACCGGAAGTGACACCTGCTCCCCCCGAGCCACCATCTTCCTCCACTGGAGCGACCGCATCTCTCAGGCTCTCCTGTCTGCCACCAccctgctgctcttgctgctgGCCGGGGCCATCTTTATCTTTGTTCGGAAAGCCGACACACCTGTTGTGAAGTCTGCTGGGGGCTGGCTGTGCTTGGTCATGTTGAGCGCTCTGGCCAGCGCCGACGTCAGCCTCTATTGCTTTTTCGGGGTCCCCAACAGGTTCACCTGCCTGCTGAGGGTATCAATGTACACTGTTAGTTTTAACATCTGCCTGGCCTGCATGGCAGCCCGCTCCTTCCAGATCGTCTTGATCTTCAAGATGGCCACCAAGGCTCCAGGCCTGTATGAGGCCTGGAAGAATCATCACGGATGCAGCCTCTTCATAGTCAGCTGTACTGGGCTACAGGGGGCGATGTTCCTGGTCTATCTGTGTGCTACTCCACCATTTCCCCACAAGAATTATGACATGGCTGACCAAGTGATCCTCCTGGAATGCAAAGAGCGCAACCCTGTGATCCCTTTTGTGGGATTTTTGGGCAACGGGCTGTTGGGTATCTTCTGCTTTGTCATCAGCTACATGGGCAAAGATCTGCCCAACAGCTACAACGAGGCCAAGTGCACCACCTTCAGCCTGATCATCTACTTTGTCTCTTTAATCTCCTATTTCACCACCATCAGCGTCTACAAGGGCAAGTACCTGCCAGCTGTTCACGTCGgctctctcctcttccccctcttcgGCATCTTCGGAAGCTACTTCATCCCCAAGATCTACATCATCCTCTTCCAATCTGAGCTCAACACCCACGAACATTTTCAGATGTCTATTCAGAGCTACACCAAAAAGAAAAATGTGACAAATTGA